A genomic region of Leptospira barantonii contains the following coding sequences:
- a CDS encoding c-type cytochrome, whose product MRIIENRGGISRLLLVCFSLLLCFANCKEEENLSPEQKLISQGKGLYVTNCSACHNQNPAVDGAVGPAVKGSNFELLKARIVSGTYPAGYTPKRTSQIMTRLPLNDDQIRGIEAFLNAP is encoded by the coding sequence ATGAGGATCATTGAAAATCGAGGCGGGATTTCCCGCCTCCTACTCGTTTGTTTTTCCCTACTTCTCTGTTTTGCAAATTGTAAAGAAGAGGAGAATCTTTCTCCCGAACAAAAGTTGATTTCTCAAGGAAAAGGTTTGTATGTTACGAACTGTTCCGCTTGTCACAACCAAAATCCCGCCGTTGACGGGGCGGTTGGTCCTGCGGTAAAGGGTTCTAACTTCGAATTGTTGAAGGCGAGAATCGTAAGTGGAACATATCCTGCGGGTTATACGCCGAAACGCACAAGCCAGATTATGACAAGGCTTCCTTTGAACGACGATCAGATTCGCGGTATTGAAGCGTTTTTAAACGCTCCTTGA
- a CDS encoding LIC_10030 family protein has protein sequence MELNQIEELNRILISATGQNRSHDIFVDNLHAPFLQFEDSFILPSTSVYGVDFSAAKEFLLQAEQLIPELIGGCHVLPIAKPKKNSNHLFLVKELPFTKREGEEEKKFVFVVSFILSYLGGAPTPMIVKQPMQGKTASVRTQRIYFLARILPLESFETKNGIIVDFVTRKYKETEFMVDVDTVPSFNKIQHTYSELFDDVDYSKQISTIHSLLNIDKEIWKPGKVFEPIDVELHTISSRFLESSQERIFNQFESFRHLIDLLLSTESMTIDSIKQEPLHDWLRSFGTERDVTPSGNMLWKILKRK, from the coding sequence TTGGAATTGAATCAAATCGAAGAACTGAATCGGATTCTTATATCCGCAACGGGACAAAACCGTTCTCACGATATTTTCGTGGACAATCTTCATGCGCCGTTTCTTCAATTCGAAGACAGTTTTATTCTTCCTTCGACTTCGGTTTACGGCGTCGACTTTTCCGCCGCGAAAGAATTTTTATTACAAGCGGAACAATTGATTCCCGAATTGATCGGCGGATGTCACGTCCTTCCGATCGCAAAACCCAAAAAGAATTCCAATCACCTTTTTTTAGTGAAGGAACTTCCCTTCACTAAACGCGAGGGTGAAGAGGAAAAGAAATTCGTTTTTGTTGTGAGTTTTATTCTTTCCTATCTGGGCGGTGCGCCGACCCCGATGATCGTGAAACAACCCATGCAGGGGAAAACCGCTTCGGTCCGAACACAAAGAATTTATTTCTTAGCGAGAATTCTTCCCTTAGAATCCTTCGAGACAAAGAACGGAATCATAGTCGACTTCGTGACCCGAAAGTACAAAGAGACAGAATTCATGGTCGATGTGGATACGGTTCCTTCGTTTAACAAAATCCAACATACATACTCGGAGCTTTTCGACGATGTGGATTATTCTAAGCAGATATCCACGATTCATTCTTTGTTGAACATAGACAAAGAAATCTGGAAACCCGGCAAGGTTTTCGAACCGATCGACGTGGAACTTCATACGATCAGCTCTAGATTTCTGGAAAGTTCTCAAGAAAGAATTTTCAATCAATTCGAGAGCTTCCGGCATTTGATTGATCTTTTATTGTCAACGGAAAGCATGACTATAGATTCGATAAAACAGGAACCTTTGCACGACTGGCTTCGTTCTTTCGGAACGGAAAGGGACGTAACTCCCTCCGGTAATATGCTCTGGAAAATCCTAAAACGAAAGTAA
- a CDS encoding beta-galactosidase — MIFGADYYPEQWTKKDWEEDFRIMKDMGLNSVRLAEFAWAMMEPKEGKYNFSFFDHILDLVRKNGMTAILGTPTATFPPWLVKKFPDIIQERDGIQRTIGTRRQACFSSPNYRKAVVKIVTAMAKHFGNHPSVIGWQIDNEIGHEGSDIDHSLTSLKAFRVWLKNKYKTIQNLNDTYGNVFWGMLYDSFDQIPVPGRHVASNFHPSLIQDFYRFHSDTIVDFVKLQAQILRKFSVGRPLTTNLYPSPFLPIIDMAELATYLDYVSWDNYPTWGEQEEPFPHPFISAMQQYNRGLKNLPFTVMEQISGFQGHDLLGYLPAPGQTKLWTKHSIAHGSNAIYFFRYRTARFGQEQLCYGILDHDKEKTDRYFELQKGIQEINEHAEDFTEELFPASVAVVHDIENARNWKHQPISTGLKFSPVPWSQLGYDIEMATWFSGMNVLNVNTHFRPASKINFKDYKIIILPMYTMVTDSVFKRLEEFVSEGGTLVLGFRTGAKDLNGWMYDSQIPGPFAEMAGVKVRKFEAVGNQKVKFRFRFFPGTCSKICEILEPTTAEVWARYTDGKKFYKGAPVITANTYKKGRVIYVGASLEPLSFVLLYRRILKEAKIPFTFYGPNVEKIYRTGREQNYEIFINHSGKKSFAGLKVLDPYEVRILPKKK; from the coding sequence ATGATATTCGGAGCCGATTATTACCCGGAACAATGGACTAAAAAAGATTGGGAAGAAGATTTCCGAATCATGAAAGATATGGGTTTAAATTCCGTACGGCTCGCCGAGTTCGCTTGGGCAATGATGGAACCCAAGGAAGGTAAGTATAATTTTTCTTTCTTCGATCATATCCTCGATTTGGTTCGTAAGAATGGTATGACCGCTATTCTTGGAACTCCGACCGCCACATTTCCTCCTTGGCTTGTAAAAAAATTTCCTGACATAATTCAAGAACGGGACGGAATCCAAAGAACGATCGGTACGAGAAGACAGGCTTGTTTCTCTTCTCCCAATTATAGAAAGGCGGTCGTTAAGATCGTGACGGCGATGGCCAAACATTTCGGAAATCATCCTTCGGTAATCGGATGGCAGATCGATAACGAAATCGGTCACGAAGGATCGGACATCGATCATTCCTTAACTTCCTTAAAAGCATTTCGTGTTTGGTTGAAGAACAAATACAAAACGATCCAAAACTTAAACGATACATACGGAAACGTTTTCTGGGGAATGCTCTACGATTCCTTTGATCAAATTCCGGTTCCGGGTCGTCATGTCGCGAGTAACTTTCATCCTTCTTTGATCCAAGACTTTTATCGTTTTCATTCGGACACGATCGTCGACTTCGTAAAGTTGCAAGCACAGATCCTAAGAAAATTTTCGGTGGGAAGACCTCTGACAACCAATCTATATCCTTCTCCGTTTTTACCGATCATTGATATGGCGGAACTAGCAACGTATCTCGACTACGTTTCCTGGGATAACTATCCGACTTGGGGTGAACAAGAAGAGCCGTTTCCACATCCCTTTATCTCAGCGATGCAACAATACAATCGAGGTTTAAAGAATCTTCCTTTTACAGTGATGGAACAAATTTCCGGTTTTCAAGGACACGATCTACTCGGCTATCTTCCCGCTCCCGGACAAACAAAACTTTGGACGAAACATTCCATCGCACACGGATCGAACGCGATTTATTTTTTCAGATATAGAACGGCGCGATTCGGCCAAGAACAACTTTGTTACGGAATATTGGATCACGATAAGGAAAAAACCGATCGTTACTTCGAACTTCAAAAAGGAATTCAAGAAATCAACGAGCACGCGGAAGACTTTACGGAAGAATTATTTCCGGCCTCGGTCGCAGTCGTTCATGACATAGAAAACGCAAGGAACTGGAAACATCAACCGATTTCGACCGGATTAAAATTCTCTCCCGTTCCTTGGTCGCAACTCGGTTACGATATAGAAATGGCGACTTGGTTTTCGGGTATGAACGTCCTAAACGTAAACACTCATTTTCGTCCCGCATCCAAAATCAATTTCAAAGATTATAAAATCATAATATTGCCTATGTATACGATGGTTACCGACTCGGTGTTCAAACGTCTGGAAGAATTCGTGAGCGAAGGTGGAACCTTGGTTTTGGGTTTTAGAACCGGCGCAAAAGATTTGAACGGATGGATGTACGATTCACAAATTCCGGGACCGTTTGCGGAAATGGCCGGAGTGAAAGTCCGTAAATTCGAGGCCGTAGGAAATCAAAAGGTGAAATTTAGATTTCGTTTTTTTCCCGGAACCTGCTCCAAAATTTGCGAAATTTTAGAACCGACAACGGCAGAAGTTTGGGCTCGTTATACCGACGGAAAGAAATTTTACAAGGGCGCTCCCGTGATCACCGCAAATACTTATAAGAAAGGAAGAGTAATTTATGTCGGAGCTTCCTTAGAGCCATTGAGTTTCGTACTTCTCTATCGTCGTATTCTAAAGGAAGCGAAGATTCCATTCACTTTTTACGGACCGAATGTGGAAAAAATTTATAGAACGGGGCGGGAACAAAACTATGAAATTTTTATCAATCATTCCGGTAAGAAATCTTTTGCTGGCTTGAAAGTATTGGATCCTTACGAAGTGAGAATTCTTCCCAAGAAAAAATGA
- the fliG gene encoding flagellar motor switch protein FliG, with product MLNKKTNLTGRQKAAIFLIAVGSEVSSEIFKHLREDEIEQITFEIARLDKITPEDKEKVLVEFNELMMAQEFISNGGIDFARGLLEKALGNQKAIDIINRLTSSLQVRPFDFIRRTDPQHLLNFIQNEHPQTIALILSYLDPQKASNILSNLPHTIQAEVAKRIATMDRVSPDVLREVERVLERKLSTLASEDYTSAGGIDSVVEILNLVDRGTEKTIIEALEEEDPELAEEIKKRMFVFEDIVLLDDRAIQKVMREVDNSDLAKALKSVDTEVQEKIFKNMSKRAANLLREDMDFMGPIRIKDVEDAQQKIVNIIRKLEDAGEIVVARAGEDELVM from the coding sequence GTGCTGAATAAAAAAACAAACCTAACCGGAAGACAGAAGGCCGCGATTTTTTTGATCGCAGTCGGAAGCGAAGTTTCTTCCGAAATTTTCAAGCATCTCCGGGAAGACGAGATCGAACAGATCACGTTCGAAATCGCGCGTCTTGACAAGATCACACCTGAGGACAAAGAAAAAGTCCTAGTCGAATTCAACGAGCTGATGATGGCTCAGGAATTCATCTCGAACGGTGGTATCGACTTTGCACGGGGTCTTTTGGAAAAGGCCCTCGGAAATCAGAAGGCGATCGACATCATCAATCGACTTACTTCTTCTTTGCAAGTAAGACCGTTCGACTTTATTCGAAGAACGGACCCGCAACACTTATTAAACTTTATCCAGAACGAACACCCTCAAACGATCGCTTTGATTCTTTCCTATTTGGATCCTCAGAAGGCTTCGAACATTCTTTCCAACTTACCGCATACGATTCAGGCGGAAGTAGCGAAACGAATCGCAACGATGGACAGGGTCAGTCCGGACGTACTCCGAGAAGTGGAACGGGTTCTTGAAAGAAAACTCTCCACTTTGGCGTCAGAAGATTATACTTCCGCCGGTGGTATCGATTCCGTGGTTGAGATTTTGAACTTGGTCGACCGGGGAACGGAAAAGACGATCATCGAAGCCTTGGAAGAAGAGGATCCCGAACTTGCGGAAGAGATTAAAAAGCGAATGTTCGTCTTCGAAGATATCGTTCTTTTGGACGACCGTGCGATTCAAAAAGTTATGCGTGAAGTGGATAACTCCGATCTCGCGAAAGCGCTCAAGTCCGTGGATACGGAAGTTCAGGAAAAAATCTTTAAAAACATGTCGAAACGTGCGGCCAATCTTCTCCGAGAGGATATGGATTTTATGGGTCCGATCCGTATTAAGGACGTGGAAGACGCTCAGCAAAAAATCGTTAACATCATTCGTAAACTTGAAGATGCCGGTGAGATCGTCGTTGCCCGTGCCGGTGAAGACGAACTCGTTATGTGA
- a CDS encoding inositol monophosphatase family protein, with protein sequence MDQPLAPPIDFPLEEVKRRIKSVQSVSGIFIESALKLQKDLKTFAFSTEAEEKDQIHKADEMMGKFIVEYLRQNFPSDSILSEDNYKHEGNNSFRWVLDPIDGSMNFVRGIPLYCVAIGLEHRESPVAGVVFVPGLNTKYSAILSQGAFKNGLRIDVSNTESLARSMLVPSFPTNRKEILNEVISDITAFISCGRSMRRTGSFVLDTCWVAEGLLDGIWEKGVKLWDTAASSVILTEAGGKLTDFNGKRFLSGNSEVVVSNGRIHSQIVDIMRNVRDSIGRN encoded by the coding sequence ATGGACCAACCACTTGCCCCTCCCATTGATTTTCCTTTAGAGGAAGTCAAACGCAGGATCAAATCCGTTCAATCCGTCTCCGGTATTTTTATCGAGTCCGCTTTGAAACTTCAGAAAGATTTGAAAACTTTCGCCTTTTCAACCGAAGCTGAAGAAAAGGATCAGATTCATAAAGCCGACGAGATGATGGGAAAGTTCATCGTCGAATATCTACGACAAAATTTTCCGTCCGATTCCATTCTTTCCGAAGACAACTATAAGCACGAAGGAAATAATTCTTTTCGTTGGGTTTTGGATCCGATCGACGGTTCCATGAACTTCGTTCGAGGAATTCCACTTTATTGTGTGGCGATCGGACTCGAACACAGAGAATCACCGGTTGCGGGTGTTGTTTTCGTTCCCGGCTTGAATACGAAATATTCCGCGATCCTTTCTCAAGGCGCGTTTAAAAACGGACTTAGAATCGACGTTTCCAATACGGAATCGCTTGCGCGTTCCATGCTCGTTCCGAGTTTTCCCACAAACAGAAAGGAAATATTAAACGAAGTCATTTCCGACATCACCGCGTTTATCAGTTGCGGTCGATCGATGAGAAGAACCGGTTCTTTCGTTTTGGATACCTGTTGGGTTGCGGAAGGTTTACTCGATGGAATTTGGGAGAAGGGTGTAAAACTCTGGGACACCGCCGCGAGTTCCGTAATTCTTACGGAAGCGGGCGGAAAACTTACGGACTTTAACGGAAAACGTTTTCTTTCCGGAAACTCGGAAGTGGTCGTATCGAACGGAAGAATTCATTCTCAGATTGTAGACATCATGAGAAACGTTCGGGATTCCATCGGAAGAAATTAA
- a CDS encoding Hsp33 family molecular chaperone HslO produces the protein MHNQDSLIYGILPDVHFRYSAAEISYSVTAASNLHNLDDPNTELLARTMIGAFFLADQVKEDTKVSLQIQFNEDSPTHSVLAYSDRKGRMKAVLRERPEEDVEPGKVMEEYSGVLKVFRWKDGVCIYQSVVPYLNKSFEENFQNYLNTSEQITCFVTLYIRKNGFHWDVRGILLQSLPEAKEEHIQKVASLSEQINANVDEFLGKDVYNCLNKIGESTRSAVQILEEGQPEFRCDCSEGKIRELIQTLGKEEAMQIVDEIGMIEVTCEFCTSVYRFEREKVSELF, from the coding sequence ATGCACAATCAAGACTCACTGATATACGGAATTTTACCGGATGTTCACTTCCGATATTCCGCCGCAGAAATTTCATATTCGGTGACTGCCGCGTCCAACTTGCACAACTTGGATGATCCGAATACGGAGCTCCTTGCGAGAACGATGATTGGTGCATTCTTTTTAGCGGATCAGGTCAAAGAAGATACGAAGGTCAGTTTGCAGATTCAATTCAACGAGGATTCTCCCACACATTCGGTGCTCGCTTACAGCGATCGCAAAGGGAGAATGAAAGCGGTTCTTCGTGAAAGACCCGAAGAGGACGTCGAACCCGGAAAGGTTATGGAAGAATATTCCGGCGTTCTGAAAGTGTTTCGTTGGAAAGACGGGGTTTGTATTTATCAATCCGTTGTGCCTTATTTAAACAAAAGTTTTGAGGAGAATTTTCAGAATTATCTGAACACCTCCGAGCAAATCACTTGTTTTGTGACTCTTTATATCAGGAAGAACGGATTTCACTGGGACGTGAGAGGAATTCTTTTGCAATCCTTACCGGAAGCAAAGGAAGAACACATTCAAAAAGTTGCAAGTCTTTCCGAACAGATCAACGCGAACGTGGACGAGTTTTTAGGAAAGGACGTCTACAATTGTTTGAATAAAATCGGAGAATCAACTCGTTCCGCGGTTCAAATTCTCGAAGAAGGACAACCCGAGTTCCGTTGCGATTGTTCCGAGGGTAAAATCAGGGAGTTGATCCAAACCTTGGGAAAAGAAGAGGCGATGCAGATCGTGGACGAAATCGGAATGATCGAAGTCACCTGCGAATTTTGCACATCGGTTTATCGTTTTGAAAGAGAAAAGGTAAGCGAATTATTTTGA
- a CDS encoding arsenate reductase family protein: MKLKVYEYKNCSTCRNALKFLSGKKVDLEVLPIRETPPKKTELKTMLKYVGNESKKLFNTSGGDYKEMGLKDKLASMSLDEQLELLSKNGNLVKRPFVLGDGFGFVGFKEEEWKKQIK, from the coding sequence TTGAAACTAAAAGTTTACGAATACAAAAACTGTTCCACATGTAGGAACGCGCTCAAATTCCTTTCCGGAAAAAAAGTGGACCTGGAAGTTCTTCCGATCCGTGAAACTCCTCCGAAAAAAACCGAACTCAAAACGATGCTCAAATACGTCGGAAACGAATCGAAAAAACTCTTCAACACTTCCGGCGGCGATTACAAAGAAATGGGTCTCAAGGATAAACTCGCTTCCATGTCTCTCGACGAACAATTGGAACTACTTTCCAAAAACGGAAATCTTGTAAAACGTCCTTTCGTTCTCGGAGACGGTTTCGGTTTTGTCGGCTTTAAAGAAGAAGAATGGAAGAAGCAGATTAAATAG
- a CDS encoding adenylate/guanylate cyclase domain-containing protein: MIRVLKHITISFILFSLLSCGYDSNLEILDLTNADWQATLGNHVKTKLEKSNSSSSSQNKKKNKEKESNEPENWKTISNFPVGFNALFEIPEQSGYHDVTVKADFSVFSDSAFLRLPTALYLPDIGENWELYLNGTLIRNERFPQNLESTDLTPAIRRSLKSVTLPIPSGVLKEGKNTIFLYIIGEANLTPYVQNDHFGFYHASGYRISSFQQIYESTSEYFEVFLYGIYFIFGIYHILFYVTRRQDLYYLYFGLFSFVSSVYFFFSSNLIFQKFVNPNSEIDSSIFFRVEYSSLMLILPSFFFFLKEYFYPKEKLKIIPAIFVTFLVGLFFVVMVSPFSWTHLALKLCQVTMIFFLFYILFFSIQTVRKRKPDARKMLAGIAGCIVFAVWDLLDSIFKIIGLHYPFFKIAYSLFIVTIISILVSRYIQLYKEAQLLNKELSNQKDAFYRFVPADFIRILDKESPVAIAIGDNKEKSMTVLFSDIRNFTSISEAIQPSQTIAFLNSYLSEMEDLVYRTAGFVDKYVGDAVLALFADYNERVEKENFNSADNAVESAIRMVSAVQSGRMQENFSIPSPWNNLEIGIGINTGSLILGTVGSERRIDTTVIGDAVNLASRLQSLTSLYQSRILISHHTYLQLHRMSEIGMRMIDTVFVKGRNQPVDIYEVFESDPEDIREFKIKSSDLLTQGISEYKSGKFEDASKIFKQLYREESRDNLSKIYLKRCKLYASKPPEENWDGIFRFQNK, translated from the coding sequence ATGATTCGTGTCTTGAAACATATCACAATTTCCTTTATCCTTTTCTCCCTCTTGTCTTGCGGATATGATTCGAATCTGGAGATTTTGGATCTTACGAACGCCGATTGGCAAGCGACCCTTGGCAATCACGTAAAAACTAAATTAGAAAAATCGAATTCATCCTCTTCGTCACAGAACAAAAAGAAAAACAAGGAAAAAGAATCGAACGAACCCGAAAATTGGAAAACGATTTCCAATTTCCCGGTCGGCTTCAATGCACTCTTCGAAATACCCGAACAATCGGGTTATCACGACGTAACCGTTAAGGCCGATTTTTCCGTTTTCTCGGATTCTGCGTTCTTACGATTGCCGACCGCGCTTTATCTTCCCGACATCGGTGAAAATTGGGAACTTTACTTGAACGGAACTTTGATCCGTAACGAAAGATTTCCGCAAAATCTCGAAAGCACGGATTTAACTCCGGCGATTCGGAGATCCTTAAAGTCGGTAACGCTACCGATTCCTTCCGGTGTTTTGAAGGAAGGGAAGAATACGATCTTTCTCTACATAATCGGAGAAGCGAATCTAACGCCGTATGTTCAAAACGATCATTTCGGATTCTACCACGCGAGCGGTTATCGAATTTCTTCGTTTCAACAGATCTACGAATCCACATCCGAATACTTCGAAGTTTTTCTGTACGGGATATACTTTATATTCGGAATTTATCATATACTTTTCTACGTAACCCGAAGACAGGATTTGTATTATCTGTATTTCGGACTTTTTTCGTTCGTATCTTCGGTGTATTTCTTTTTCTCTTCGAATTTGATCTTTCAGAAATTCGTGAATCCAAATTCCGAAATCGATAGTTCGATCTTTTTTAGAGTGGAATATTCGTCTTTAATGTTGATTCTTCCTTCTTTTTTCTTTTTCTTGAAGGAATATTTTTATCCGAAGGAAAAACTGAAAATCATTCCGGCCATTTTTGTGACCTTTCTGGTAGGTTTGTTTTTCGTAGTTATGGTTTCGCCGTTCTCCTGGACTCACTTAGCCTTGAAGCTCTGCCAGGTTACGATGATTTTCTTTTTGTTTTATATACTGTTTTTTTCGATTCAAACAGTGAGAAAAAGAAAACCGGACGCGCGCAAGATGTTGGCGGGAATCGCGGGTTGTATCGTCTTTGCGGTTTGGGATTTGCTCGATTCGATCTTTAAGATCATCGGTCTTCATTATCCTTTTTTCAAGATCGCCTATTCGTTGTTTATCGTGACGATCATCAGCATTCTAGTGTCCAGATACATTCAACTCTACAAAGAAGCTCAACTTCTCAACAAGGAACTTTCTAATCAGAAGGATGCGTTCTATCGATTTGTTCCGGCCGACTTTATTCGTATCTTAGATAAGGAATCTCCCGTAGCGATTGCGATTGGAGACAACAAAGAAAAATCGATGACCGTTTTGTTTTCCGATATTCGAAATTTTACGAGTATATCGGAAGCGATTCAACCTAGTCAAACGATCGCATTCTTAAATTCTTATCTTTCCGAAATGGAAGACCTCGTTTATAGAACCGCGGGTTTTGTGGACAAATACGTGGGCGACGCAGTGCTCGCTCTTTTTGCGGACTACAACGAAAGAGTGGAAAAGGAAAATTTCAATTCTGCGGACAACGCGGTTGAGTCGGCGATCCGAATGGTAAGCGCGGTTCAATCGGGAAGAATGCAGGAAAATTTTTCGATCCCTTCTCCTTGGAACAATTTGGAAATCGGAATCGGAATCAATACCGGTTCTCTGATTTTAGGAACGGTGGGAAGTGAAAGAAGAATCGACACTACCGTGATCGGCGACGCGGTCAATCTCGCGTCCAGACTTCAATCCTTGACATCGCTTTATCAAAGTAGAATATTAATATCTCATCATACATATCTTCAACTCCATCGAATGAGCGAAATCGGGATGAGAATGATCGATACCGTTTTTGTAAAAGGAAGAAATCAGCCTGTGGATATTTACGAAGTATTCGAATCCGATCCCGAGGATATCAGGGAATTCAAAATCAAAAGCTCGGATCTTTTGACGCAGGGAATTTCGGAATACAAATCGGGTAAATTTGAAGACGCCTCCAAAATTTTTAAACAACTCTATCGCGAAGAATCCAGAGATAATCTTTCCAAGATTTATCTAAAACGCTGTAAACTTTATGCTTCCAAACCTCCGGAAGAGAATTGGGACGGAATTTTTCGTTTTCAAAACAAGTGA
- a CDS encoding urate hydroxylase PuuD yields MEGIALFTSQGLYFIFKWIHFLAGVAWIGLLWYINFVQGSFFAETDADTKKKATQQLVPRVLWWFRWGAMFTFLSGWAMIIYAIVNGTTLSSGQWLAVILGGGLLGTLMWFNVWFVIWPAQKVVIAAAKGETAENPAPRAARGLLASRTNTLLSIPMLFLMGAARNLPISFDVTSAEAHTFLGVILAIIVLVETNALTATPESVTFKPIKTVKGVIHSGLVLSLIIYILLEVLL; encoded by the coding sequence ATGGAAGGAATCGCTCTTTTTACAAGCCAAGGCTTGTATTTTATTTTTAAGTGGATCCATTTCCTCGCGGGAGTGGCTTGGATCGGACTTCTTTGGTACATTAACTTTGTACAAGGTTCTTTCTTCGCTGAAACCGACGCTGATACAAAGAAAAAAGCGACTCAGCAATTGGTTCCAAGAGTACTTTGGTGGTTTCGTTGGGGTGCGATGTTTACTTTCCTTAGCGGTTGGGCGATGATCATCTACGCAATCGTAAACGGAACAACTCTTTCAAGCGGTCAATGGCTTGCAGTGATTCTCGGCGGAGGATTACTCGGAACTCTGATGTGGTTCAACGTATGGTTCGTAATTTGGCCAGCGCAAAAAGTTGTGATCGCGGCGGCTAAAGGCGAAACTGCTGAAAACCCAGCTCCTCGCGCCGCAAGAGGTCTTCTTGCTTCTAGAACAAACACGCTTCTTTCGATTCCAATGTTGTTCTTAATGGGAGCCGCAAGAAATCTTCCGATTTCTTTCGACGTAACAAGCGCGGAAGCACACACGTTCTTAGGCGTGATTCTCGCGATCATCGTTCTAGTCGAAACCAACGCGTTAACCGCAACACCTGAAAGCGTGACTTTCAAACCGATCAAAACCGTGAAGGGCGTCATCCATTCCGGGCTTGTTCTTTCATTGATCATCTACATTCTTCTCGAGGTTCTCCTTTAA
- a CDS encoding LIC10025 family lipoprotein — translation MKSYENKGNKTRYIFCVSICFFLFHCVQKKPQQAAYWREYLSYQKNIINEYPAGGVRNALFGNLTTADESLLQEKDGSLSIDFYLQKTNHGFRNVLTNEKIPQNVPYQIHAEYLPSSFKDQKTYRMKRKTISILPYYSYLDFFQHVDRLQSFLKSSSTDSSKFASASSAHRFLCTVSHCDVGRMENSSWLLYELDESTEAAFPQFYKRFNKLLNQVSYRITIFKSGEFLNGIELYNEGTKTYLKMPDTPSGYWSKPETLHVRVSAFIQVYGLKIDIRSLGYRLKFHSSKNYEKITGEFSKLPEKKISGRFLQIFPPGMVNWFIPGNMEEYFDLLFLLLVEGSDGNGGNRFESESFRSGDKMKVILKSQAEIFRDRFAPFRSSNEKDDDPSFWDFLQKILMEDLT, via the coding sequence ATGAAATCATACGAAAACAAAGGAAATAAAACCCGTTATATCTTCTGCGTTTCGATCTGCTTTTTCCTTTTTCATTGTGTACAAAAAAAACCGCAACAAGCCGCGTATTGGAGAGAATATCTTTCCTATCAAAAAAACATAATCAACGAATATCCTGCCGGCGGTGTTCGAAACGCGTTATTCGGAAATCTTACCACCGCAGATGAATCCCTTTTACAAGAAAAAGACGGTTCTCTTTCGATCGATTTTTATCTTCAAAAAACGAATCACGGATTTCGAAACGTTCTAACCAACGAGAAAATCCCGCAAAACGTTCCTTATCAAATTCACGCCGAGTATCTTCCGTCCTCGTTTAAGGATCAAAAAACGTATCGAATGAAACGGAAAACGATTTCGATTCTTCCTTATTACAGTTACCTGGATTTTTTTCAGCACGTGGACCGACTTCAAAGTTTTTTAAAATCGAGTTCGACCGATTCGAGCAAGTTCGCATCCGCTTCGAGCGCACATCGTTTTCTTTGTACGGTTTCTCATTGTGATGTTGGCAGAATGGAGAATTCTTCCTGGCTTTTATATGAACTCGATGAATCCACCGAGGCCGCTTTTCCGCAGTTTTATAAACGATTCAATAAACTCTTAAATCAAGTTTCCTATCGAATCACGATTTTTAAGTCCGGTGAATTCTTAAACGGAATCGAACTTTATAACGAAGGAACTAAAACGTATCTTAAGATGCCCGATACGCCTTCGGGATATTGGAGCAAACCCGAAACCTTACACGTTCGAGTATCCGCTTTCATACAAGTTTACGGACTTAAAATCGACATTAGAAGTTTAGGATATAGATTGAAGTTCCATTCTTCCAAAAACTACGAAAAGATTACGGGAGAATTTTCAAAACTTCCTGAAAAGAAAATAAGCGGACGTTTTCTTCAGATCTTTCCGCCCGGCATGGTCAACTGGTTCATACCGGGAAACATGGAAGAATACTTCGATCTGCTTTTTCTTCTTCTTGTTGAAGGAAGTGATGGGAACGGAGGAAATCGATTCGAGTCTGAATCGTTTCGAAGCGGCGACAAGATGAAGGTGATTCTAAAATCCCAGGCTGAAATTTTTAGAGATCGATTCGCACCTTTCCGTTCTTCGAATGAAAAAGACGACGACCCTTCTTTCTGGGACTTCCTTCAGAAAATTCTAATGGAAGATCTTACTTAA